The following coding sequences are from one Burkholderia stabilis window:
- a CDS encoding porin gives MKKMVAAALIGALSGAAHAQSSVTLFGRIGGGVRWVNGLPGGSQVGFNNNIIAGNEFGIRGKEDLGGGLKALFVLDSAFNSGTGAVKTAGTLFSQAAYVGLSGDFGRVTLGRQFNAAEDLGIALDPLGGRGQSLSVEPGVLFDGNFFTLDSRFNNTIKYLGQAGGLRVGASYSPGGVAGASRAGTSYSVAAMYTLADLMGGASYAKTYSPDGTQSAQTIQAGGTLQLGRARFYASYASLNVTANKAGAPSRRDDIPSFGVVVQPVPSVQLSAAAFYDRARNLGNASGADGHKLTTYAIAEYFLSKRTELYAEVDRNGMTGAYMRDPATIAALNLRRGASATTGVSIGLMTQF, from the coding sequence ATGAAGAAGATGGTGGCGGCGGCGCTGATCGGCGCGCTTTCGGGGGCCGCGCACGCGCAGTCCAGTGTGACGCTGTTCGGCCGGATCGGCGGCGGCGTGCGCTGGGTCAACGGGTTGCCGGGTGGCAGTCAGGTCGGCTTCAACAACAACATCATCGCGGGCAACGAGTTCGGCATTCGCGGCAAGGAGGATCTCGGCGGCGGGCTGAAGGCGCTGTTCGTGCTCGACAGTGCGTTCAACAGCGGCACCGGCGCGGTGAAGACGGCCGGCACGCTGTTTTCGCAGGCGGCGTACGTCGGCCTGTCGGGCGATTTCGGGCGTGTGACGCTCGGCCGCCAGTTCAATGCGGCCGAGGATCTCGGCATCGCGCTCGATCCGCTCGGCGGTCGCGGACAGTCGCTCTCGGTCGAGCCGGGCGTGCTGTTCGACGGCAACTTCTTCACGCTCGATTCTCGTTTCAACAACACGATCAAGTATCTCGGGCAGGCCGGCGGGCTGCGGGTCGGCGCGAGCTATTCGCCGGGCGGCGTCGCGGGCGCGTCGCGTGCGGGCACCAGCTATTCGGTAGCCGCGATGTATACGCTGGCCGATCTGATGGGTGGCGCGTCGTATGCGAAAACGTACAGCCCGGACGGCACGCAGTCGGCGCAGACGATCCAGGCGGGCGGCACGCTGCAGCTCGGCCGCGCACGCTTCTACGCGAGCTATGCGTCGCTGAACGTGACCGCGAACAAGGCCGGTGCGCCGTCGCGGCGCGACGACATCCCGTCGTTCGGCGTCGTCGTGCAGCCGGTGCCGTCGGTGCAGTTGAGCGCGGCCGCGTTCTACGACCGGGCGCGCAATCTCGGCAATGCGTCGGGCGCGGATGGTCACAAGCTGACGACCTATGCGATCGCCGAGTACTTCCTGTCGAAGCGCACCGAGCTGTATGCCGAAGTCGATCGCAACGGGATGACCGGCGCATACATGCGCGACCCGGCGACGATCGCGGCGTTGAACCTGCGGCGCGGCGCGAGCGCGACGACCGGCGTGTCGATCGGCCTGATGACGCAGTTCTGA
- a CDS encoding BON domain-containing protein, whose product MRTSSRLLAGLLTAACCTVAAHAQSDAASAAAPSSMPVQESAQATASPGLSPAQRKAADRKLQRRVSSALARTRNLNATRILVRARDGVVTLAGSVTDTNQVNLAAAVARRVDGVASVSNLLRIDGQQP is encoded by the coding sequence ATGCGTACTTCATCCCGACTTCTCGCGGGGCTGCTGACGGCTGCGTGCTGCACCGTCGCCGCCCATGCGCAATCCGACGCCGCGAGCGCGGCGGCGCCGTCGTCGATGCCCGTGCAGGAATCCGCGCAGGCAACCGCGTCGCCCGGCCTGTCGCCGGCTCAACGCAAGGCAGCCGACCGCAAGCTGCAACGCCGCGTCAGCTCGGCGCTCGCGCGCACCAGAAACCTGAACGCGACGCGCATCCTCGTGCGGGCGCGCGACGGCGTCGTGACGCTGGCCGGCTCGGTCACCGATACGAACCAGGTGAATCTCGCGGCAGCGGTCGCGCGGCGCGTCGACGGTGTCGCGTCGGTGTCGAACCTGTTGCGAATCGATGGTCAGCAGCCCTGA
- a CDS encoding serine hydrolase domain-containing protein → MRFDRRFTTTRYTRRIAGTFVLAGGLALAATALAAPAAPDVAAPGVMQGFPPPADQVVSKANAFTPARLRWALSNTRMLAPTAGIRHAATPMPLPEQPVSGLDALPVTIGGETLALDAYLRATHTDGFIVVQRGRIVYERYFDGFRPDQQHAWASMTKSVTGLLAAQMVESGVLDASAPLSRAVPELADTPFGSATLQQNLDMEVPTAYAPGVPPDLGLFGAVGLVPRREGAPASIVDFLQTVRRVPDVAPGSLWFYQNGSPEAVAWAMQRATGQSWSALVERWLWRDFAEDDAYVAVDRNAMAMASGGFYTTLRDAARFAERVRTGFGGAPGTLPAATIRAALRPVHNADLFAKGNAVPGRDGFTYRDYWYQVNDGDGSFAASGRFGQSILVDPKAALTIVKFSSSPDFAPRALDAKTDALRPRAALERGDALSMVAHALAERLR, encoded by the coding sequence ATGCGATTCGATCGACGCTTTACGACGACCCGGTACACCCGCCGGATCGCCGGCACCTTCGTGCTCGCCGGCGGGCTCGCGCTCGCCGCAACTGCACTTGCAGCACCCGCCGCGCCCGATGTTGCCGCGCCGGGCGTGATGCAGGGCTTTCCGCCGCCGGCCGACCAGGTCGTCAGCAAGGCGAATGCGTTCACGCCGGCGCGGCTGCGCTGGGCGCTGAGCAACACGCGGATGCTCGCGCCGACGGCCGGCATCCGGCACGCGGCCACGCCGATGCCGTTACCCGAGCAACCGGTGTCCGGTCTCGACGCGCTGCCCGTCACGATCGGCGGCGAAACGCTGGCGCTCGACGCGTACCTGCGCGCGACCCATACCGACGGCTTCATCGTCGTGCAGCGCGGCCGGATCGTCTACGAGCGGTATTTCGACGGCTTCCGGCCCGATCAGCAGCACGCATGGGCGTCGATGACGAAATCCGTGACGGGCCTGCTGGCCGCGCAGATGGTCGAATCCGGCGTGCTCGACGCGAGTGCGCCGCTGTCGCGCGCCGTGCCGGAACTGGCCGACACGCCGTTCGGCAGCGCGACGCTGCAGCAGAACCTGGACATGGAAGTGCCCACGGCCTACGCGCCCGGCGTGCCGCCCGATCTCGGCCTGTTCGGCGCCGTCGGGCTGGTGCCGCGCCGCGAAGGCGCACCGGCCAGCATCGTCGACTTCCTGCAAACCGTGCGGCGCGTGCCGGACGTGGCGCCGGGCAGCCTGTGGTTCTACCAGAACGGCTCGCCGGAAGCTGTCGCATGGGCGATGCAGCGCGCGACGGGACAGTCGTGGAGCGCGCTGGTCGAGCGGTGGCTGTGGCGCGATTTCGCGGAAGACGACGCGTACGTCGCGGTGGACCGCAACGCGATGGCGATGGCGAGCGGCGGGTTCTACACGACGCTGCGCGATGCCGCGCGCTTTGCGGAACGCGTGCGTACCGGGTTCGGCGGCGCGCCGGGCACGTTGCCCGCCGCGACGATTCGCGCGGCGCTGCGGCCTGTGCACAACGCGGACTTGTTTGCGAAAGGAAATGCCGTGCCTGGCCGCGACGGCTTCACATACCGGGACTACTGGTATCAGGTGAACGATGGTGACGGTTCCTTCGCCGCATCAGGGCGCTTCGGCCAGTCGATCCTCGTCGATCCGAAGGCCGCGCTGACAATCGTCAAGTTCTCGTCGTCGCCTGACTTCGCACCGCGCGCGCTTGATGCGAAGACCGATGCATTGCGGCCGCGCGCCGCGCTCGAACGCGGCGACGCGCTGAGCATGGTCGCGCACGCGCTCGCCGAGCGGCTGCGGTAA
- a CDS encoding porin — protein MLFAGTAHAQSTVTLYGIVDAGVTYTNNAKGHALWQFTGGNESGPRWGLIGSEDLGGGLKANFRLENGFNVANGALGQGGRMFGRSAWVGLSGANWGAVTLGRQYNSTQDILGSLQMSSFLAQYSTHPFDNDDINNTFRLNNAVKYVSPTIAGLQANLVYGFSNSTGFANDNSWSAGVTYVNGPLNAGAAYARVNHPASSAAGAVASDNYYPSSASVFGAGMSSAVRQQIWGAGGSYAIGQATLGLLYTGSNFGQATGGALRFNNYEGSLRYMVTPALMAAAGYTYTKVARGGDSGHYQQVSAGVQYLLSKRTDVYVNGFYQKASSSVGQAWIDGTDSPSSTTSQVAVVVGIRQKF, from the coding sequence ATGCTGTTCGCGGGCACCGCGCACGCGCAGTCGACGGTGACGTTGTACGGGATCGTCGATGCGGGTGTGACCTACACGAACAACGCGAAGGGGCATGCGCTGTGGCAGTTCACGGGCGGCAACGAATCGGGCCCGCGCTGGGGGCTGATCGGCTCCGAGGATCTCGGCGGCGGCCTGAAGGCGAACTTCCGGCTCGAGAACGGCTTCAACGTCGCGAACGGCGCGCTCGGGCAGGGCGGCCGGATGTTCGGGCGTTCGGCGTGGGTCGGCCTGAGCGGCGCGAACTGGGGCGCGGTGACGCTCGGCCGCCAGTACAACTCGACGCAGGACATCCTCGGCTCGCTGCAGATGAGCAGCTTCCTCGCGCAATACTCGACGCACCCGTTCGACAACGACGACATCAACAACACCTTCCGTCTCAACAACGCGGTGAAGTACGTGTCGCCGACGATCGCGGGCCTGCAGGCGAACCTCGTGTACGGCTTCTCGAACTCGACCGGCTTCGCGAACGACAACAGCTGGAGCGCGGGCGTCACGTACGTGAACGGGCCACTCAACGCGGGCGCCGCGTATGCGCGCGTGAATCATCCGGCGAGCAGCGCGGCGGGCGCGGTTGCGTCCGACAACTACTACCCGTCGTCGGCGTCGGTGTTCGGCGCGGGCATGTCGAGCGCGGTGCGCCAGCAGATCTGGGGCGCGGGCGGCAGCTACGCGATCGGGCAGGCGACGCTCGGCCTGTTGTACACGGGCTCGAACTTCGGGCAGGCAACGGGCGGCGCGCTGCGCTTCAACAACTACGAAGGCAGCCTGCGCTACATGGTGACGCCCGCGCTGATGGCCGCGGCCGGCTACACCTATACGAAGGTCGCGCGCGGCGGCGACAGCGGCCACTATCAGCAGGTGTCGGCCGGCGTGCAGTACCTGCTGTCCAAGCGCACCGACGTGTACGTGAACGGCTTCTACCAGAAGGCGTCGTCGTCCGTCGGCCAGGCGTGGATCGACGGCACGGACAGCCCGTCGTCGACGACGTCGCAGGTGGCGGTGGTGGTCGGCATCCGCCAGAAGTTCTGA
- a CDS encoding DUF3311 domain-containing protein: MKFKLLLAALPFVGMYAGGSIAEVKPLLFGLPFLLVWNLAWMAATAAILAILFVLDERDAARDGRTGDAR, from the coding sequence ATGAAATTCAAACTGTTGCTGGCGGCGCTGCCGTTCGTCGGGATGTATGCAGGCGGCTCGATCGCCGAGGTGAAACCGCTGCTGTTCGGGCTGCCGTTCCTGCTCGTCTGGAACCTCGCCTGGATGGCGGCGACCGCCGCGATCCTCGCGATCCTGTTCGTTCTCGACGAGCGCGACGCGGCCCGCGACGGCCGCACGGGAGACGCGCGATGA
- a CDS encoding sodium:solute symporter family protein, translating to MNASIIIIAAFAVFALAIGVMARRGRKLTLEQWAVGGRGFGSLLTFLLMAGEAFSTFSFLGASGWTYSKGVPAFYILSYGCLAFVIGYWMLPAVWRYAKERGLVSFADYFASKYDSRAIGVLVSIVAVFAMVSLLMIQLRGLGVIVSEMSYGVIPQSAAIWIAATLMAVYMVVSGIHGSASIAIVKDVLILAIAIFLGLYLPMHYYGGLGEMFAKIEAAHPELLRMPEHGFNLSWYNSTILLTSLGYYLYPHGFTAIYVAKDERALRRNVILMPLYQVLIAFLFLVGFAAVMTVHGLEGAQTDLALLRLVKQTFPAWFVGIVGGTGLLTALVPGSLIMLNASTTIARNIYREGFAPNATDREVTRVARIALPIFTLVVVYFVLRGGATFVTLAIFSSSLLTQLVPMLASSFLKRPFGTREGAFAGIATGAIVIAMTNYYGVTLASLFPGASNTLTSINPGLVALAVNAVVFVAISAVQRKLKARIATPVGSA from the coding sequence ATGAACGCATCGATCATCATCATCGCGGCGTTCGCCGTGTTCGCGCTGGCGATCGGCGTGATGGCGCGCCGCGGCCGCAAACTCACGCTCGAGCAGTGGGCGGTCGGCGGGCGCGGCTTCGGCTCGCTGCTCACGTTCCTGCTGATGGCCGGCGAGGCGTTCTCGACGTTCTCGTTTCTCGGCGCGAGCGGCTGGACCTACAGCAAGGGCGTGCCGGCGTTCTACATCCTGTCGTACGGCTGCCTCGCGTTCGTGATCGGCTACTGGATGCTGCCCGCGGTCTGGCGCTACGCGAAGGAACGCGGGCTCGTGTCGTTCGCCGATTATTTCGCGTCGAAGTACGACAGCCGCGCGATCGGCGTGCTGGTCTCGATCGTCGCGGTGTTCGCGATGGTGTCGCTGCTGATGATCCAGCTGCGCGGGCTCGGCGTGATCGTGTCGGAGATGTCGTACGGGGTGATTCCGCAATCGGCCGCGATCTGGATCGCCGCGACGCTGATGGCCGTCTACATGGTCGTGTCGGGCATCCACGGCTCGGCGAGCATCGCGATCGTCAAGGACGTGCTGATCCTCGCGATCGCGATCTTCCTGGGCCTGTACCTGCCGATGCATTACTACGGCGGGCTCGGCGAGATGTTCGCGAAGATCGAGGCCGCGCACCCCGAACTGCTGCGCATGCCCGAGCACGGCTTCAACCTGAGCTGGTACAACTCGACGATCCTGCTCACGTCGCTCGGCTACTACCTGTATCCGCACGGCTTCACCGCGATCTACGTCGCGAAGGACGAACGCGCGCTGCGCCGCAACGTGATACTGATGCCGCTGTACCAGGTGCTGATTGCGTTCCTGTTCCTCGTCGGCTTCGCGGCCGTGATGACCGTGCACGGGCTCGAAGGCGCGCAGACCGATCTCGCGCTGCTGCGCCTCGTGAAGCAGACGTTCCCCGCGTGGTTCGTGGGCATCGTCGGCGGCACCGGGTTGCTGACCGCGCTGGTGCCGGGCTCGCTGATCATGCTGAATGCATCGACGACGATCGCGCGCAACATCTACCGCGAAGGCTTCGCACCGAACGCGACCGACCGCGAGGTCACGCGCGTCGCGCGGATCGCCTTGCCGATCTTCACGCTGGTCGTCGTCTATTTCGTGCTGCGCGGCGGCGCGACCTTCGTCACGCTCGCGATCTTCTCGTCGAGCCTGCTCACGCAGCTCGTGCCGATGCTCGCATCGAGCTTCCTGAAGCGACCGTTCGGCACGCGTGAAGGCGCGTTCGCGGGCATCGCGACCGGCGCGATCGTGATCGCGATGACGAACTACTATGGCGTGACGCTCGCGTCGCTGTTTCCGGGCGCATCGAACACGCTGACGTCGATCAACCCGGGGCTCGTTGCGCTCGCGGTGAACGCGGTGGTGTTCGTCGCGATCAGCGCGGTGCAGCGCAAGCTGAAGGCGCGCATCGCGACGCCGGTCGGCTCCGCGTGA
- a CDS encoding amidohydrolase family protein codes for MTTEEKHDDRREAIDTLIANGCVITMDPQRRVIENGAVAVKGDRIVAVGGTDELQARYRAARTIDARRKAVLPGLIDAHAHAGHAMLRTIGGADGDAWSAAAETIYTRASDEAFWETESHLAALERLKAGVTTGVSLLGGGNSIMRVDDPVYARRHCDAVVRTGTRSIVAVGPSRPPAPRAYTRHTPDGSDTRDIDFDTMADVCEEIIDTCHGDADGRIRIALTLPVYGPEHDPELAQYERAFREQAARYGALARERGLTFTQDGHRAGTLAFAHRELGLLGPTSFMSHSIDLTDDDIAACVETGTAIVHNPSAIMSIIGRCPVPELIDAGVTVAIASDGAAPDRGYDMFRHMWQCMHYHRRHFRDPDVLPHGKVLEMVTIDAAKALSIDHEVGSLEAGKLADIILVDLFRPHMMPMNMPVYRVTCFANAADVCMTMVGGRVLMEDRRVLSVDENAILERVMEVAEITMERSGLRHLLDEPATLWGRSHY; via the coding sequence ATGACTACCGAGGAAAAACACGACGACAGGCGCGAAGCGATCGACACGCTGATCGCGAACGGCTGCGTGATCACGATGGACCCGCAACGGCGCGTGATCGAGAACGGTGCGGTTGCCGTGAAGGGCGATCGCATCGTCGCCGTGGGCGGCACCGATGAACTGCAGGCGCGCTACCGCGCCGCGCGCACGATCGACGCGCGCCGCAAGGCCGTGCTGCCGGGCCTGATCGATGCGCACGCGCACGCGGGCCATGCGATGCTGCGCACGATCGGCGGCGCCGACGGCGATGCATGGTCCGCCGCGGCCGAGACGATCTACACGCGCGCGTCGGACGAGGCGTTCTGGGAAACCGAATCGCATCTCGCCGCGCTGGAACGGCTGAAGGCCGGCGTGACGACCGGCGTGTCGCTGCTCGGCGGCGGCAACTCGATCATGCGCGTCGACGATCCGGTCTACGCGCGGCGCCATTGCGACGCGGTCGTGCGCACCGGCACACGCTCGATCGTCGCGGTCGGCCCGTCGCGTCCGCCCGCACCGCGAGCGTACACGCGCCACACGCCGGACGGCAGCGACACGCGCGACATCGATTTCGACACGATGGCCGACGTGTGCGAAGAGATCATCGACACCTGCCACGGCGATGCCGACGGCCGGATCCGGATCGCGCTCACGCTGCCCGTGTACGGCCCCGAGCACGATCCGGAACTCGCGCAGTACGAGCGCGCGTTCCGCGAGCAGGCCGCGCGTTACGGCGCGCTCGCGCGCGAGCGCGGGCTCACGTTCACGCAGGACGGCCATCGCGCCGGCACGCTCGCATTCGCGCATCGCGAGCTCGGGCTGCTCGGCCCGACGTCGTTCATGTCGCACAGCATCGACCTGACCGACGACGACATCGCGGCATGCGTGGAGACGGGCACCGCGATCGTGCACAACCCGAGCGCGATCATGTCGATCATCGGGCGCTGCCCGGTGCCCGAGCTGATCGATGCGGGCGTGACGGTGGCGATCGCGTCGGACGGCGCGGCGCCCGATCGCGGCTACGACATGTTCCGCCACATGTGGCAGTGCATGCACTATCACCGCCGGCACTTCCGCGACCCGGACGTGCTGCCGCACGGCAAGGTGCTGGAGATGGTGACGATCGACGCGGCGAAGGCGCTGTCGATCGATCACGAGGTCGGTTCGCTCGAAGCAGGCAAGCTTGCCGACATCATCCTCGTCGACCTGTTCCGCCCGCACATGATGCCGATGAACATGCCCGTGTATCGCGTGACGTGCTTCGCGAATGCGGCCGACGTGTGCATGACGATGGTCGGCGGGCGCGTGCTGATGGAGGACCGGCGCGTGCTGTCGGTCGACGAGAACGCGATTCTCGAGCGCGTGATGGAAGTGGCGGAAATCACGATGGAACGCAGCGGGTTGCGTCACCTGCTGGACGAACCGGCGACGCTGTGGGGGCGCAGTCACTACTGA
- a CDS encoding cold-shock protein — MDTGIVKWFNDSKGFGFITPDKGGDDLFAHFSEIRTDGFKTLAENQKVSFETKQGPKGLQAANITPL, encoded by the coding sequence ATGGATACCGGTATCGTCAAGTGGTTCAACGACAGCAAAGGCTTTGGCTTCATCACTCCGGACAAGGGCGGCGACGACCTGTTCGCTCATTTCTCCGAAATTCGGACCGACGGCTTCAAGACGCTGGCTGAAAATCAGAAAGTGAGCTTCGAAACGAAGCAAGGCCCGAAGGGTCTGCAAGCGGCCAACATCACGCCGCTGTAA
- a CDS encoding ABC transporter substrate-binding protein, with translation MKKFVLAAALALAAGAAAAKDPAVLRLGVDPSYAPFESLAPDGKLVGFDIDLGNAICERMKVRCVWVENAFDGMIPALKARKFDGVLSSMSVTEKRLAQIAFTDKINNVPPRLVARRGANLQPTPESLQGKSVGVEQGSTQETYARTYWEPKGVIVRTYQTQDLVYQDLLSGRLDASLQSSVQADLGFLKTAKGANFAFAGPPLHDPKTLGVGSAIGVRKDDDALRTQINQALASLIQDGTYQRIAKKYFSFDIYN, from the coding sequence ATGAAAAAATTCGTTCTGGCCGCCGCGCTCGCGCTGGCGGCAGGCGCCGCCGCCGCGAAAGACCCGGCGGTCCTGCGCCTCGGCGTCGATCCCAGCTACGCGCCGTTCGAATCGCTCGCGCCCGACGGCAAGCTCGTCGGCTTCGACATCGATCTCGGCAACGCGATCTGCGAACGGATGAAGGTTCGTTGCGTGTGGGTCGAGAACGCGTTCGACGGGATGATCCCGGCGCTGAAGGCGCGCAAGTTCGACGGCGTGCTGTCGTCGATGAGCGTGACCGAGAAGCGCCTCGCGCAGATCGCGTTCACGGACAAGATCAACAACGTGCCGCCGCGCCTCGTCGCACGGCGCGGCGCGAACCTGCAGCCGACGCCCGAATCGCTGCAGGGCAAGAGCGTCGGCGTCGAGCAGGGGTCGACGCAGGAAACCTATGCACGCACGTACTGGGAGCCGAAGGGCGTGATCGTCCGCACGTACCAGACGCAGGATCTCGTGTATCAGGACTTGCTGTCGGGGCGCCTCGACGCGTCGCTGCAATCGTCGGTGCAGGCCGATCTCGGTTTCCTGAAGACCGCGAAGGGGGCAAACTTCGCGTTCGCGGGGCCGCCGCTGCACGATCCGAAGACGCTGGGCGTCGGGTCGGCGATCGGCGTGCGCAAGGATGACGATGCGCTGCGCACGCAGATCAATCAGGCGCTCGCGAGTTTGATTCAGGACGGCACTTACCAGCGGATCGCGAAGAAATATTTCTCGTTCGATATCTACAACTGA
- a CDS encoding cyanate transporter — translation MTDPGTAHAVHRPHAASVSYGALALLVLAGLNLRPFLTAFGPVLDVVRADTGLGFRAAALLTTLPFVLMGVVAGVGVGLARRFGEQRALSAALTLIAIGCTARLWTHGSTGLIATAIVAGAGVAVVQALVPGLAKRWFVDRLPLVMGLYSAALVGGGAFGAVAAPWLAAHGGWHLALAVWAVPAFVTLALWRAKAPRDAVHASTASAPISAFLRIPRAWQLALFFGLSNSGYASLVAWLPAFYRSVGMSPQASGNLLAWMALFQATGALAMPMLAKRSPDRRTVLWLTLALQAAGFAGFATLPAFAPWLWVASVGLGLGGFFSMSLIVTLDHLPDARLAGALAAFVQGVGFLTVAASPWLIGWLRDAGGGFAIAWWMHIGVIAAMAALNAAFSPAGYRRSMARITGAAH, via the coding sequence ATGACCGACCCCGGCACCGCGCACGCCGTACATCGCCCGCATGCGGCTTCCGTGTCCTATGGCGCGCTCGCGCTGCTGGTGCTGGCCGGGCTCAACCTGCGTCCGTTCCTGACCGCGTTCGGCCCCGTGCTCGACGTCGTGCGCGCCGATACCGGCCTCGGCTTTCGCGCGGCCGCGCTGCTGACCACGCTGCCGTTCGTGCTGATGGGTGTGGTGGCCGGCGTCGGCGTCGGGCTCGCGCGGCGTTTCGGCGAGCAACGCGCGCTGAGCGCCGCGCTGACGCTGATCGCGATCGGCTGCACCGCGCGCCTGTGGACGCACGGCAGCACCGGTCTGATCGCGACCGCGATCGTCGCGGGCGCCGGCGTCGCCGTGGTCCAGGCGCTCGTGCCGGGCCTTGCAAAGCGCTGGTTCGTCGACCGGCTGCCGCTCGTGATGGGTCTCTATTCGGCTGCGCTGGTCGGCGGCGGCGCGTTCGGCGCGGTCGCGGCCCCGTGGCTCGCCGCGCACGGCGGCTGGCATCTCGCGCTCGCCGTGTGGGCCGTGCCCGCCTTCGTCACGCTCGCGCTGTGGCGCGCGAAGGCGCCGCGCGACGCCGTGCACGCGAGCACCGCATCGGCGCCGATCAGCGCGTTCCTGCGCATTCCGCGCGCGTGGCAACTCGCGTTGTTCTTCGGCCTCAGCAACAGCGGCTACGCGAGCCTCGTCGCGTGGCTGCCCGCGTTCTACCGCAGCGTCGGCATGAGCCCGCAGGCGAGCGGCAACCTGCTCGCGTGGATGGCGCTGTTCCAGGCGACCGGCGCGCTCGCGATGCCGATGCTCGCGAAACGTTCGCCCGACCGTCGCACCGTGCTGTGGCTCACGCTCGCGCTGCAGGCGGCCGGCTTCGCCGGGTTCGCGACGCTGCCCGCGTTCGCGCCGTGGCTCTGGGTCGCGAGCGTCGGCCTCGGTCTCGGCGGCTTCTTCTCGATGAGCCTGATCGTCACGCTCGACCACCTGCCCGACGCACGGCTCGCGGGCGCGCTCGCCGCGTTCGTGCAAGGCGTCGGCTTCCTGACCGTCGCTGCCAGCCCCTGGTTGATCGGCTGGCTGCGCGACGCGGGCGGCGGCTTCGCGATCGCGTGGTGGATGCATATCGGCGTGATCGCCGCGATGGCCGCGCTGAACGCCGCATTCTCGCCTGCCGGCTACCGGCGCAGCATGGCGCGCATCACCGGCGCCGCGCACTGA
- a CDS encoding helix-turn-helix transcriptional regulator produces the protein MADASDNLLGAYLRDRREKLDPAALGLPVTRRRTPGLRREEVAQRAHVSAAWYTWLEQGRGGAPSADVLDRLARALLLNDAEREHLFLIDLGHPPEVRYHATDSVTPRLQHVLDSLETSPAIVRSATWDVVAWNDAAAATLTDYATLPPALRNILRLIFVDPRVRDAQSNWHQVARFAVGAFRADVARGGATHTVQAFVDEMRATSAEFDALWRDHDIRSHEEGTKELRHPAVGRIALEYSAFAVSGRPDLTLVIFTPETVADRARIRTLVAAREKAAAEYAPAAS, from the coding sequence ATGGCAGACGCATCCGACAACCTGCTCGGCGCGTACCTTCGGGATCGCCGCGAAAAACTCGACCCGGCCGCGCTCGGCCTGCCGGTCACGCGCCGCCGCACGCCGGGCCTGCGGCGCGAGGAAGTCGCCCAGCGTGCGCACGTCAGCGCCGCGTGGTACACGTGGCTCGAACAGGGGCGCGGCGGTGCGCCGTCGGCCGACGTGCTCGACCGGCTCGCGCGCGCATTGCTGCTGAACGACGCCGAGCGCGAGCACCTGTTCCTGATCGACCTCGGCCATCCGCCCGAAGTGCGCTACCACGCGACCGACAGCGTGACGCCGCGCCTGCAGCACGTGCTCGATTCGCTCGAAACGAGCCCGGCGATCGTGCGCTCGGCGACGTGGGACGTCGTCGCGTGGAACGACGCGGCGGCCGCGACACTGACCGACTACGCGACACTGCCGCCCGCGCTGCGCAACATCCTGCGGCTCATCTTCGTCGATCCGCGCGTGCGCGACGCGCAGTCGAACTGGCACCAGGTCGCGCGCTTCGCGGTGGGCGCGTTTCGCGCGGACGTCGCACGCGGCGGCGCGACGCACACCGTGCAGGCGTTCGTCGACGAGATGCGCGCGACGAGCGCCGAGTTCGACGCGCTGTGGCGCGACCACGATATCCGGTCGCATGAAGAAGGCACCAAGGAACTGCGCCATCCGGCCGTCGGGCGGATCGCGCTCGAATATTCGGCGTTCGCCGTCAGCGGCCGGCCCGACCTGACGCTCGTGATCTTCACGCCGGAGACGGTCGCCGATCGCGCGCGCATCCGGACGCTGGTGGCCGCGCGCGAAAAGGCTGCCGCTGAATACGCGCCGGCCGCGTCATGA